A part of Carettochelys insculpta isolate YL-2023 chromosome 1, ASM3395843v1, whole genome shotgun sequence genomic DNA contains:
- the IFT27 gene encoding intraflagellar transport protein 27 homolog isoform X2: protein MEWQTVRDSTVGKSALAQMFCSDGAHFPKNYTLTTGVELLVKTVSVPETSDSVELFLFDSAGKELFSEMVEKLWEQPNALCIVFDVTNEQSFNSCAKWLERLRAWTSGMYLPGVLVGNKADLIGRRVVEQKRAQEWAEIHGLQYCETSVKEMENVEAPFHILANSFHQLYREKVETFHSLV, encoded by the exons GTCC GTGACTCAACAGTGGGGAAGAGTGCCCTGGCCCAGATGTTCTGCAGTGATGGAGCTCATTTCCCGAAAAACTACACATTG ACAACGGGTGTGGAACTGTTGGTGAAGACTGTATCTGTTCCAGAGACGAGCGATAGTGTG GAACTCTTCCTTTTTGACTCTGCGGGCAAAGAACTGTTTTCTGAGATGGTGGAAAAACTG TGGGAGCAGCCCAATGCCCTGTGTATTGTGTTTGATGTCACCAATGAACAGTCTTTCAACAGCTGTGCCAAATggctggagaggctgagggcaTGGACATCTGGAATGTACCTTCCAG GCGTCTTAGTGGGGAATAAAGCAGACCTGATTGGTCGACGAGTTGTGGAGCAGAAACGGGCACAGGAATGGGCTGAGATCCATGGCCTGCAATACTGTGAGACATCAGTG aaggagatggagaacgTTGAAGCCCCTTTCCACATCCTGGCAAACTCATTCCACCAACTGTACAGAGAGAAGGTGGAAACCTTTCACTCTCTGGTGTGA
- the IFT27 gene encoding intraflagellar transport protein 27 homolog isoform X1: MVKLAAKCILAGDSTVGKSALAQMFCSDGAHFPKNYTLTTGVELLVKTVSVPETSDSVELFLFDSAGKELFSEMVEKLWEQPNALCIVFDVTNEQSFNSCAKWLERLRAWTSGMYLPGVLVGNKADLIGRRVVEQKRAQEWAEIHGLQYCETSVKEMENVEAPFHILANSFHQLYREKVETFHSLV; the protein is encoded by the exons GTGACTCAACAGTGGGGAAGAGTGCCCTGGCCCAGATGTTCTGCAGTGATGGAGCTCATTTCCCGAAAAACTACACATTG ACAACGGGTGTGGAACTGTTGGTGAAGACTGTATCTGTTCCAGAGACGAGCGATAGTGTG GAACTCTTCCTTTTTGACTCTGCGGGCAAAGAACTGTTTTCTGAGATGGTGGAAAAACTG TGGGAGCAGCCCAATGCCCTGTGTATTGTGTTTGATGTCACCAATGAACAGTCTTTCAACAGCTGTGCCAAATggctggagaggctgagggcaTGGACATCTGGAATGTACCTTCCAG GCGTCTTAGTGGGGAATAAAGCAGACCTGATTGGTCGACGAGTTGTGGAGCAGAAACGGGCACAGGAATGGGCTGAGATCCATGGCCTGCAATACTGTGAGACATCAGTG aaggagatggagaacgTTGAAGCCCCTTTCCACATCCTGGCAAACTCATTCCACCAACTGTACAGAGAGAAGGTGGAAACCTTTCACTCTCTGGTGTGA